The stretch of DNA taaaaagagtgtaaaatacctaatttttaatttttgtattgatTTAGGTTGAAATTTTATTCTGGGTATATGGggttaaataataatatattattgaatgaatttcatgtttccttttactttcttttactgTAGCTactagaacattttaaattacatatatgaaTGGCATTATATTTCCATATTTCAGTGCTCTTCTAGACAGTGTAataaggtaaaagaaaagaaaaaatctttagCCACAAGAAATAAGAAGGTGCAATTATTACTGTTTGAGGATTAGATGACTGGGTAGATGAGAAgttattacacattttaaaaaataattatttcaaaattaatgacTACTTTCTATGCCAGCATTAGACAGAGAATATAATGGAAAAATGAATCTCAAATGTccacaaaatatataatatactcaAGAATAAATTATACGCAAAATGtaagacatttttataaataaatagtttaaaatggCTTTAGTTTCTCCTTTGCAACTGTTTAGGGAAGAAGCAAAGATGTTCTCAGAGAACACTAGTCTGAACTGAGGCCCCCAACTGAGCAAACAGCTGTACTCACCTGACTGCCAGTCTGTAGTGGCTGCTGAGGACCAAATATCCATGTCCATCAAATATTGTAGAACTCACAGCATACAAGTTCAGCAATGACCTTGTTTCTGGCTCCATCTTAGGTTTCCTATCCTGATGTTTCTTTGCTTAATCATCCAAGCACTGCATTATAAAACATGATACATGCATCAGCTATAATTATACACTGACTTCatggtttgttttttctcctattcctttaactttttaatgtagGGCTGgtccttccccttctctcaaATGACATTTCTTAGTCATCTTGTATCACTTCTTCAGGGACAAGCATAGTCTCTATTTCTgcacctctgccttttcatctgaACAGATACCCCCTTTTCATTAGAAGCATTTGAAAATGCAACTCTTAGGACTCAATCTTGACAAATATTGCAGAGACAGAGGGACATTTTAACCTTTGACTTGTCAAGGGTAGTCACATCTACACTGAGGCTTAGTAAGGATGTGAGAACATTccttactaaataaatatttttctgtaactttGGATGTTAACTTTAATGTCATTTAATATAGGAGGAAATTTGTATATGATTTCTCTGAATCCTTAATAGCCTAGGTTTAATAGACTGGAAAGGCAGGGCATGGAGTCACATATCCTTGGCAGAAGATATAGGACTGTTCGGAGAAAACCTGAGAAAAACCCTGAGAGCCTCCAGGACCCAGTACCTTTGCAATCTGTCTGGTTTATTATCCTGGCCTGGAGCTTGGGACCTCTTATCTCCCAGGTGAAAGACTCCTTTTGGCCCTGGGGACAAGGACAATAGCCCCCCAGAAGCCCAAGGGACAATTTACAAAGGCCCAGGGCTTACAGAGCCTTGCAGTGTCTCTCCACTCCAGACATGAAATAGGGCTTCTGATCCAAGGGCCATCCCAGGGAACTACTGGGAAGACGTGAGGATCTAGGCTGACAGGGGAAGTGTGCCATTTCTTAAGGCAAAAAGTAGTGGAGAAGAAGCAAATATGGAGGACAAGGAGCTGAGtttgggacattttttttttacttatttttggctgcattgggtcttcgttgctgcgcatgggctttctctggttgtggcaagcaggggctactcttcattacggtgcaTGGCCTTCTCTTtgaggtagcttctcttgttgcagagtacgggctctagggtacacgggcttcagtagttgcagcacgcgggctcagtagttgtggcgcacaagcttagttgctctgcggcatgtgggatcttctgggaccagggctcgaacctgtgtcccctgcattggcaggtggattcttaaccactgagccaccagggaagcccgagtttggGACATTTTTATGTTGACGTAGAACTACCGAGCGAAGATATATTAGTAGGCATTAGGATCTGGAATTCAGGAAAGACATTAGCCTACAGACGCAGATGTTAACAACTAAAATCGTAAGTCCAGTCGTATTTGATATTTCTCTCCAGGAAATCATCGAGTTTTTCATTTTCCGGAGCACACAGAGGACATGTCTTGGATGACACAGAGGAGATAGATTTTAGAGGAACAGCACTGAACCTCTCTTACGATGCAGGTGGCCAGGAACTTCTGAGTGTTGTGTGTCCATTTTCAactactgcataacaaattatcacagacTTAGCAACCGtgaacaatacacatttattatctgaCTATTGCTGTGGGTCAGAGTCTGcgtgtggcttagctgggtcctctgttcAGGGTCTCATAAGGCTGCAGTTGAGGTTTTAGCCAGGCTGTGTTCTCATCCAGAAGCTTGAATGGGGAAGAACCTGACTCCAAGCTCACTCAGGTTACTGGaagaatttatttccttgtggCTGTAGGACTGAGGGCCCCAGCTTTTGCTGGCTAATGGTTGGAGGCTGCCCTCAGCTCCTAGACGTCATCCACCATTCAGAGAGGCCCACGTGGACTTCCCCAAAATGGCCACTTACTTCATCAAAACAGTGAATGAATTTGCTAGTAAGACAAAGCCTCGTATAATGCAATGTAATCATAGGAGTGACatccatcacttttgccatattcagttggttagaagcaagtcaggTCCCCCTATACACACTCAAGAGGAAGGTATTATACAGGACACAAACAGGAGATCAGGACCATGGAGGGTCAACTACCTCAGAATCTGTCTGTCACATGCTGCATGGATGGGAGAGGCATTGAAACAGAGTTGAAAAGCCATCTCCAAGGAGCAAACATATAGCAGTGGGAGGCACAAGAACATTCACCACATATTCTGCCACGGGAGGCCACATAAAAGGTGCAAAAGACCACACATTTTGGCAGCTGCACATATCAACCacttattaaatacattcattgaCATATTCTGTTACGAGGGTACCTATGCTATACTTCAGAAGGTTGAGAGCAAGAGGCGGGGGAAGCAAAAAAGCTAGGCTGACGATAACCCTCAAAATGTATTACCTGGGATATTCTGGAGAGATTTGATCGGCACAGGCATCTGAACATTGAATGGGCACGGTGATTGGTCAAAGAATATCTTGGTTGATTTATTTCCCCATCCTCCCACTAGGAAGAATGGAGTTGATGCAACTCTAGAAAGAGGAAATATCTGAAAACTTCTATAACTCAGTAATCAAAACCTACATGAAATATTAGATATATGCCAGGTGCTAACCAGTTCATCAACAACCTGCACTGAAAGGTGTCTAACTGCTGAACACAGGAAGCTCTGGCCTGGGTTGTTGCTCCTGTACCCTAACTAGCCTCTCACCTCAGCACCTCCCCTGGAAGAGCTGGCCAAGACTCTGCAAAGCTGCCAACATGAGGGGGTGTGCCGTTTCATCTCCATCTTTTCTCCACCAGAAGCACGCCCATGACACTGCCATCTGCTCAGCAACATGGCATCCCAGGCACCAGGGACCCCGTTCGGGACGTGAAACTGGGTACAGGGCCATTTCCTCTTGACACCTCAGAACTCATCTCCCTTCTGAAACAAGGACAGACATGCCTGATTTATCAGGGACCCAGCGAGCATGGAGGCAAATCTTTGTTCTCAGTAATTCTGAGACTTCAAGGATATTTGGTAGCAACCGAACCTAGCCTGCCTGAGCAACTGTTTCTGCAACACCAAACTCCATGAGGTTGTTAATGGTGAGAAGCGACTCTTGCTTCATCACAAACCAGCAAGAGGACGTGCCCATTTCTGCTTGTCCAAAGAAACAAGCCTGTCAGGAAATAACAGCTCTCCCAAAAGGGCAGATGGGCAGCTTCTCCACCCCGCCCCTCCCTTCCCGACCCCATCACAGACAGGAGAAAACATTCAACCAGCCAGGCCGGGGGAGGTGATACATGGAGGAGAGATGgataaaaatttcatttcaggCTTTGAAGGTGTACCCTTTGGAGGCTCCTTGTcccattgttttgtttgttcattttctcgCAGGGGTGTTTGGGGAAGCATGATGCCATTTTGCAAAAAAGAAAGTACAGGATTTCTGAAAAGACAGCCCCGGGTCTAAATGCTAGCTTCTCCACGTATTCTCTGCCCACCTTTCAACTGAACAGTCTAATCCCCttaaatctgtttcctcatcGTCTTAGAAGGGAACATTTAAAACATCCTTGAAGTCTCAGAATTACTGAGAACAAAGATTTGCCTCCATGCTCGCTGGGTCCCTGATAAATCAGGCATGTCTGTCCTTGTTTCAGAAGGGAGATGAGTTCTTAATCTCACTAAGTTATTGCCACGGGAGCATGTCGAGACCCAGCATTGCGCAGAGGCATCCTACACTCTGAAGGACTGCAGAGCTGAAGCCAGCCCGGGGTCCCTCACACCCATGTTAACACTGCACGCCTGGAAACTAAAACCCGTGCTGGGAAAGGGACTCGGCCAAGTTCTCTATGCCAAAAAGATGCCACATGGGGTACTGCCTCCTGCCCAGGCCTGCCGGAGTGCGGAGACAGAGCTGAAAAGTaaacttcaaaaaacaaagaagagaaaaaaacaaactcctCCGCCTTGCCTGGGGGTGAGAGCCTTGCGGGTTTGGGTGGGACTGAAGAGGGTGGGGCTTTTAGCGCAGGCGCAGGACTGGTCAGGTGGTGAGTCCCCACCGCAGCCAATGAGAGCTCCCGTCCAACCTGCAGCCACCCTAGGTGTGCGTGACTCCAGGGGTCCCCTGCTGCTGGGCATCCGAGTGGCCCATCACCCCAGGCTCTCAGACCCTGTTCTGAAGGAGAGAGATAGTAGCAGAGCTGGTGGAGTGGCAGTTTCAGCAGCTCCCGTGCCAATCGGCAGGTCTGCATCTCTGTATCGGGGCGGCCCCATCTCTCTG from Phocoena sinus isolate mPhoSin1 chromosome 13, mPhoSin1.pri, whole genome shotgun sequence encodes:
- the LOC116764761 gene encoding uncharacterized protein LOC116764761 isoform X3, with protein sequence MNGTRCEDVSTKPQQWWQNKHFQLPHPSYKEEMCLGWRPTFRSSTSFLPKEPSPELPTVFTRKPSNNTLDLRAWPNHRRGLPRPENHPSESLAHGGVSLFLLQNVKNVKLVSFFLSFNSWENSCQWTQCPFQIQYCANCVSANGVNKYVHGASGCTERWGRPDTEMQTCRLARELLKLPLHQLCYYLSPSEQGLRAWGDGPLGCPAAGDPWSHAHLGWLQVGRELSLAAVGTHHLTSPAPALKAPPSSVPPKPARLSPPGKAEEFVFFSSLFFEVYFSALSPHSGRPGQEAVPHVASFWHRELGRVPFPARVLVSRRAVLTWV
- the LOC116764761 gene encoding uncharacterized protein LOC116764761 isoform X2, which encodes MGHRRWKNRKDEWNQDVSTKPQQWWQNKHFQLPHPSYKEEMCLGWRPTFRSSTSFLPKEPSPELPTVFTRKPSNNTLDLRAWPNHRRGLPRPENHPSESLAHGGVSLFLLQNVKNVKLVSFFLSFNSWENSCQWTQCPFQIQYCANCVSANGVNKYVHGASGCTERWGRPDTEMQTCRLARELLKLPLHQLCYYLSPSEQGLRAWGDGPLGCPAAGDPWSHAHLGWLQVGRELSLAAVGTHHLTSPAPALKAPPSSVPPKPARLSPPGKAEEFVFFSSLFFEVYFSALSPHSGRPGQEAVPHVASFWHRELGRVPFPARVLVSRRAVLTWV